The following proteins are co-located in the Deinococcus metallilatus genome:
- a CDS encoding M28 family peptidase, which translates to MILVPGVGTAEDFQKVDARGKVAVVNRGQIPFGQKARNALTAGAAGLIVVNNEAGDLHGTLGERTVLPVLAVTPAVGAALREGQPVTLRVRVHEGEVRGVNVVAFKSGVTQPDWLFGGHLDSVTGAPGANDNLSGSVAVLELARRAVNTPIAARSSFVLFDGEEDGLRGSRVFVKDHPGVVQHLKAMFNFDMVGVNVMPLAVGGDSELVKAARQAVPTLGTFRAGGDSDHAPFSQAGVPVLFFHRGLDEHYHQPGDTLADPALIRGAVDTALKAVDAVLSVASAGK; encoded by the coding sequence GTGATCCTCGTTCCCGGCGTCGGCACGGCCGAGGACTTCCAGAAGGTGGACGCGCGGGGCAAGGTGGCCGTGGTGAACCGCGGTCAGATTCCCTTCGGCCAGAAGGCCAGGAATGCCCTGACGGCGGGCGCGGCAGGTCTGATCGTGGTGAACAATGAGGCGGGGGACCTGCACGGCACCCTGGGGGAGCGGACGGTCCTGCCGGTGCTGGCGGTCACGCCTGCGGTGGGCGCGGCCCTGCGGGAAGGCCAGCCCGTCACCCTGCGGGTGCGCGTGCACGAGGGTGAGGTGCGCGGCGTGAACGTGGTGGCCTTCAAGTCGGGCGTGACGCAACCCGACTGGCTGTTCGGCGGACACCTGGATTCTGTCACGGGGGCGCCGGGCGCGAACGACAACCTCTCGGGGAGCGTGGCCGTGCTGGAACTGGCCCGCCGGGCGGTGAACACCCCCATCGCCGCCCGCAGTTCCTTCGTGCTGTTCGACGGGGAGGAGGACGGGCTGCGCGGCTCGCGGGTGTTCGTGAAGGACCACCCCGGCGTGGTGCAGCACCTGAAGGCCATGTTCAACTTCGACATGGTGGGCGTGAACGTCATGCCCCTGGCGGTGGGCGGGGACAGCGAGTTGGTGAAAGCCGCGAGGCAGGCGGTACCGACGCTGGGGACCTTCCGGGCAGGCGGAGACAGTGACCATGCCCCGTTCTCCCAGGCAGGGGTGCCGGTCCTGTTCTTCCACCGGGGACTGGACGAGCACTATCACCAGCCGGGAGACACGCTCGCGGACCCGGCGCTCATCCGGGGGGCGGTGGACACGGCCCTGAAAGCGGTGGACGCGGTGCTGAGTGTGGCCTCCGCCGGGAAGTGA
- a CDS encoding replication-associated recombination protein A yields MTLFDPPAPLPERLRPRTLAEVVGQGHLLGPGKPLTRLLQSGRLGSLIFWGPPGVGKTTLARLIASEVGAHFIPLSAVSAGVKDVREAVTEAERLRARGQRTILFLDEIHRFNKAQQDALLPHVESGLLTLIGATTENPSFEVNPALRSRARTLVLEALTQEEVRGLLERALADPRGLPGVTASEGALDLLARLAEGDARRALGTLEVAATLANPVTPEAVTEAFGRHLPAMDKNGEDFYNLISALHKSVRGSHVDGALYWLARMLEGGADPLYVARRIVRMASEDIGLADPQALRLCIAARDAMEFLGSPEGELALAQAVVYLALAPKSNSVYVAWKKARSAVQEGEMLPVPVHLRNAPTSLMRAQGYGQGYAYYFDDPEGSFQQNYLPDGVRLDLYAPTGEGWEARVAERWRKLREAHGEGTDE; encoded by the coding sequence GTGACCCTCTTCGACCCGCCCGCCCCCCTCCCCGAACGCCTGCGCCCGCGCACGCTGGCAGAAGTGGTGGGGCAAGGGCACCTGCTGGGACCGGGCAAACCGCTCACACGCCTGCTGCAAAGCGGACGCCTCGGCTCGCTGATCTTCTGGGGACCGCCGGGCGTGGGCAAGACGACGCTGGCGCGGCTGATCGCCTCCGAGGTGGGCGCGCATTTCATCCCGCTCTCGGCGGTGTCGGCGGGGGTCAAAGACGTGCGCGAGGCGGTGACCGAGGCCGAGCGGCTGCGGGCTAGAGGCCAGCGCACCATCCTCTTTCTCGACGAAATTCACCGCTTCAACAAGGCGCAGCAGGACGCCCTGCTGCCGCACGTCGAATCCGGCCTGCTGACCCTGATCGGCGCGACCACCGAGAACCCCAGCTTCGAGGTCAATCCGGCGCTGCGCTCACGGGCGCGGACGCTGGTGCTGGAGGCACTGACCCAGGAGGAGGTGCGCGGCCTGCTGGAACGGGCACTCGCGGACCCCCGCGGGCTGCCGGGTGTCACGGCCTCCGAGGGGGCGCTGGACCTGCTCGCGCGGCTGGCCGAGGGCGACGCGCGGCGGGCGCTGGGCACGCTGGAGGTGGCGGCCACCCTCGCCAACCCGGTCACCCCCGAAGCGGTGACGGAGGCGTTCGGGCGGCACCTCCCGGCGATGGACAAGAACGGCGAGGACTTCTACAACCTGATTTCCGCCCTGCACAAGAGTGTGCGCGGCAGTCATGTGGACGGCGCGCTCTACTGGCTGGCCCGGATGCTAGAAGGCGGCGCCGACCCCCTCTACGTCGCCCGGCGGATCGTGAGGATGGCGTCGGAAGACATCGGCCTGGCCGACCCGCAGGCCCTCCGGCTGTGTATCGCCGCGCGGGATGCAATGGAGTTTCTGGGCAGCCCGGAAGGCGAACTGGCGCTCGCGCAGGCGGTGGTGTATCTCGCCCTGGCGCCCAAGAGCAACAGCGTCTACGTCGCGTGGAAAAAAGCCCGCAGCGCCGTGCAGGAAGGCGAGATGCTGCCCGTACCGGTTCACCTCCGCAACGCGCCCACCTCGCTGATGCGCGCGCAGGGGTACGGCCAGGGGTACGCCTACTATTTCGACGACCCGGAAGGCAGCTTCCAGCAGAACTACCTCCCGGACGGCGTGAGGCTCGACCTCTACGCACCGACCGGCGAGGGCTGGGAAGCTCGGGTGGCCGAGCGGTGGCGAAAGCTGCGGGAGGCGCATGGGGAAGGGACGGACGAGTAA
- the pyrF gene encoding orotidine-5'-phosphate decarboxylase — MTFVAAVTDRTRRLQTRLCVGLDPRASAYRDAAHLRAHTLDVLEAAAPYAACVKPQLAFFEALGLPGFTLLEEVCAAARTLGLPVILDGKRGDIGSTAAAYAQGWLTGPHAGDALTVNPFLGFQTLTPFVEAARANGGGLFVLVKTSNPDQADLQGQGISERVAVEVARLDAQEQGEYASVGAVVGATHPQDLATFRALMPRALLLLPGLGAQGGTAAELAPAFHPGGTGALASASRAVQYADGLDVGASREAARRLRDELNAVMP; from the coding sequence ATGACCTTCGTCGCCGCCGTCACCGACCGTACCCGCCGCCTCCAGACCCGGCTGTGCGTGGGCCTCGACCCCCGCGCGAGCGCCTACCGGGACGCGGCGCACCTCCGCGCGCACACGCTGGACGTGCTGGAAGCCGCCGCGCCCTACGCCGCCTGCGTCAAACCGCAACTGGCCTTCTTCGAGGCGCTGGGCCTGCCGGGGTTCACGCTGCTGGAGGAAGTCTGCGCCGCCGCGCGGACCCTGGGGCTGCCGGTGATTCTCGACGGCAAGCGCGGCGATATCGGCTCGACTGCTGCCGCCTACGCGCAGGGCTGGCTGACCGGGCCGCACGCGGGAGACGCGCTGACGGTGAACCCCTTCCTGGGCTTCCAGACCCTCACGCCCTTCGTGGAAGCGGCCCGTGCGAACGGCGGCGGCCTCTTCGTCCTGGTCAAGACCAGCAATCCCGACCAGGCGGACCTTCAGGGGCAGGGCATCAGCGAGCGCGTGGCCGTCGAAGTGGCCCGCCTGGACGCGCAGGAGCAGGGCGAATACGCCAGCGTCGGCGCGGTGGTGGGGGCGACCCACCCGCAGGACCTCGCCACCTTCCGTGCGCTGATGCCGCGGGCGCTGCTGCTGCTGCCGGGGCTGGGCGCGCAGGGGGGGACGGCGGCCGAGCTGGCGCCAGCCTTCCACCCAGGCGGGACGGGTGCCCTCGCCAGCGCCAGCCGCGCCGTGCAGTACGCGGACGGGCTGGACGTGGGGGCGAGCCGGGAGGCGGCGCGGCGGCTCAGGGACGAGTTGAACGCGGTGATGCCCTAA
- a CDS encoding DIP1984 family protein, giving the protein MKLAEALIDRADLQKRAAQLEARILANMQVQEGDLPAEDPLLLLNEFLTVAAALESLLPRIHRANLTTTLEGGGLTLTEALTRRDMLDLRLRVLRGMAEAATLKQTRYSNSEVKLVAVVPARDLQKQVDALAQERRELDTRIQQTNWLTDLPE; this is encoded by the coding sequence ATGAAACTCGCGGAGGCCCTGATCGACCGCGCCGACCTGCAAAAGCGGGCCGCGCAACTGGAAGCGCGCATTCTGGCGAACATGCAGGTGCAGGAAGGCGACCTCCCCGCTGAGGACCCTCTCCTCCTGCTAAATGAGTTCCTGACCGTCGCGGCGGCGCTGGAAAGCCTCTTGCCCCGCATCCACCGCGCCAACCTGACGACCACGCTGGAAGGCGGCGGCCTCACGCTGACCGAAGCTCTGACGCGCCGCGACATGCTCGACCTGCGCCTGCGCGTGCTGCGCGGCATGGCCGAGGCCGCCACCCTGAAACAGACCCGCTACAGCAACAGCGAGGTCAAGCTGGTGGCCGTGGTCCCCGCCCGCGACCTCCAGAAGCAGGTGGACGCCCTGGCCCAGGAGCGCCGCGAACTGGACACCCGTATCCAGCAGACCAACTGGTTGACCGACCTGCCCGAATAG
- a CDS encoding phytoene desaturase family protein has product MPSSHPFDAVIVGAGPNGLAAAVTLARAGLKVRVLERHARVGGGLSSAGLTLPGFVHDVGSAIHPLGFASPAFRAWPLHAFGLTWVQPDAPFGHVLEDGTGVVVERDLRTAAQNFGEDAEAWLALFGLLVDDWRGLLDDVLKPLPRLPRHPLTLARFGVRGVPPATWTARLLKTPEARAVWAGLAAHSNLPLGTPSSGAAALLLGTLAHAAQWPFPRGGAQALADALAAHLCFLGGEIETGVEVRSMRDLPPARAVLVDSSPGVLLALLGDRATPSYRAWLRRYRYGPGLLKLDYALSGPVPWRDPSLRRAGTLHLGGSLENITHAEASVARGVAPERPYVLAAQPTLFDPSRSPAGQHILWAYAHTPPGTPDTYAEVIQAQIERAAPGFRDLVLARHLTNSRQLQAFSPVFQGGDVNGGRGDLWGLLARPVPSPTPYRTPVSGVYLCSSATPPGGGIHGMSGYWAARAALRDVFGKR; this is encoded by the coding sequence ATGCCTTCCTCCCACCCCTTCGATGCCGTGATCGTGGGTGCTGGCCCCAATGGCCTGGCCGCTGCCGTCACGCTGGCGCGGGCCGGGCTGAAGGTGCGGGTGCTGGAGCGTCACGCGCGGGTGGGCGGGGGACTGAGCAGCGCCGGGCTGACCCTCCCCGGCTTCGTGCATGACGTGGGGAGCGCGATTCATCCGCTGGGGTTCGCCTCGCCCGCCTTCCGCGCGTGGCCGCTGCACGCTTTCGGGCTGACGTGGGTGCAGCCGGACGCCCCCTTCGGTCACGTGCTGGAGGATGGGACGGGCGTGGTCGTGGAGCGCGATCTGAGGACAGCGGCGCAGAACTTCGGGGAGGACGCTGAGGCGTGGCTGGCCCTCTTCGGGCTGCTGGTGGACGACTGGCGCGGCCTGCTGGACGACGTGCTGAAGCCTCTGCCCCGGCTGCCCCGGCATCCGCTGACGCTGGCCCGCTTCGGGGTGCGGGGGGTCCCTCCGGCCACGTGGACGGCCCGGCTTCTGAAAACGCCGGAAGCGCGGGCGGTGTGGGCGGGCCTGGCGGCGCACTCGAATCTGCCGCTCGGCACGCCCAGCTCAGGCGCGGCGGCGCTGCTGCTGGGCACGCTGGCGCACGCCGCCCAGTGGCCCTTTCCACGCGGCGGCGCGCAGGCCCTCGCGGACGCGCTGGCCGCCCACCTCTGCTTTCTGGGCGGCGAGATCGAGACGGGGGTGGAGGTGCGCTCAATGCGTGACCTGCCCCCGGCCCGCGCCGTCCTGGTGGATTCCAGCCCGGGCGTGCTGCTGGCTCTCCTGGGGGACCGGGCCACTCCCTCTTACCGCGCCTGGCTGCGCCGTTACCGCTACGGCCCCGGCCTGCTGAAACTCGATTACGCGCTGAGCGGCCCGGTCCCCTGGCGCGATCCCTCCTTACGGCGTGCGGGCACGCTGCATCTGGGGGGCTCGCTGGAGAACATCACCCACGCGGAGGCGAGCGTGGCGCGGGGGGTGGCCCCGGAGCGGCCCTACGTCCTGGCGGCGCAGCCCACCCTCTTCGACCCGTCCCGCTCGCCTGCCGGACAGCACATCCTCTGGGCCTACGCGCATACACCGCCGGGTACGCCGGACACGTACGCGGAGGTCATCCAGGCGCAGATCGAGCGGGCCGCGCCCGGCTTCCGCGACCTCGTTCTGGCGCGGCACCTCACGAATTCCCGGCAACTCCAGGCCTTCAGCCCCGTATTCCAGGGCGGCGACGTGAACGGCGGGCGGGGCGACCTGTGGGGCCTGCTCGCCCGCCCTGTCCCCTCCCCCACGCCGTACCGGACGCCCGTGTCCGGCGTGTACCTGTGCAGCAGCGCCACGCCCCCCGGTGGCGGCATTCACGGGATGAGCGGGTACTGGGCGGCGCGGGCGGCACTGCGGGACGTGTTCGGGAAGCGGTGA
- a CDS encoding 3-keto-5-aminohexanoate cleavage protein has translation MRLKCCLNGNRPPGSHPALPVTPAELAREARASVVAGAEALHLHPRDPAGRESLEAEVVAAALISVRAACPGIPVGISSGFWILPEVEGQLAAARAWDVRPDFVSVNWHEPHAVPLAETLLALGMGVEPGLWNVEAAQAFLSWPGRDRALRVLIELPDREGTRSEVEAILALLDRAGVPTPRLLHGAGRSAWPLLHEAARRGVQTRIGLEDTLTLPDGTLAGGNADLVRAARRVLASPG, from the coding sequence AAGTCATCCGGCGTTGCCCGTGACCCCGGCGGAACTGGCACGGGAAGCGCGGGCCAGCGTGGTGGCCGGTGCGGAGGCTCTGCACCTGCATCCCCGTGACCCCGCAGGCCGGGAGTCGCTGGAGGCGGAGGTGGTCGCGGCGGCCCTGATCTCCGTGCGCGCCGCCTGTCCCGGCATTCCGGTGGGCATCTCCAGCGGTTTCTGGATTCTTCCGGAGGTCGAGGGGCAACTGGCAGCTGCCCGGGCCTGGGACGTGCGCCCCGATTTCGTGTCGGTCAACTGGCATGAACCGCACGCCGTACCCCTGGCCGAGACGTTGCTCGCGCTGGGCATGGGCGTGGAGCCGGGCCTCTGGAACGTGGAGGCGGCGCAGGCCTTTCTCTCCTGGCCGGGACGGGACCGGGCGCTGCGGGTGCTGATCGAACTGCCCGACCGCGAGGGCACGCGGTCGGAAGTGGAGGCCATCCTCGCCCTGCTCGACCGCGCCGGAGTCCCCACACCCCGCCTGCTGCACGGCGCGGGCCGGAGTGCCTGGCCCCTGCTGCACGAGGCGGCCCGCCGGGGGGTCCAGACCCGCATCGGGTTGGAGGACACCTTGACCCTCCCGGACGGTACGCTCGCCGGGGGCAACGCCGATCTCGTGCGGGCCGCGCGGCGCGTGTTAGCCTCGCCCGGATGA